The Desulfohalovibrio reitneri genome contains a region encoding:
- a CDS encoding DEAD/DEAH box helicase: protein MNTVSRYVAEIKDSEVLGPQVAHHEVLPALPPRFAETARPWPQSLAHGMEAAGIGRLYSHQAEAMDLARMGRHVVTSTPTASGKSLVYTLPILEECLKNPDACALALFPLKALGRDQLQAFRKAAALMPTGRPITAEVLDGDVKSHARAKMRKEPPNFLVSNPEMVHLSLLPYHASWAPLLASLTHVVVDEAHTYRGVMGSHMAMVFRRLRRVCRFYGADPAFLFSSATLGNPGELCEDLTGLNVDTVAESGAPQGKRHFLFVNPEGSPSTAAIRLLRQSLELGQRTIVYTRSRRMTELISMWAAEQSGEFKDKISAYRAGFLPEERREIESRMASGELLAVVSTSALELGIDIGGLDVCILVGYPGTVMQTLQRGGRVGRKNQESCVCLVAGEDNLDQYFMRHPQDFFARPPEKAVVNPYNPQIMARHLDCAAAELPLRDQEPFLAEEPLAQRAAELEREGRLLRTADGAEVHSRRKRPHREVDLRGSGSTYTIETRKDGAVVGQVDEGRAFKETHPGAVYIHRGRIFVVDELDIPGRKVIVKEERVGYYTRIRSEKVTEIIQTHDTTTAWGADVGLGKLRVTETITGYEKRRTRDGRLLTIVPLDLPPMTFETEGLWFALPRAVHQEAEDARHHYMGGIHAVEHAAIGILPLLVLADRDDLGGISTPLHPQIGRSAVFIYDGHPGGVGLTRQAFLMADELLDTTLRAVADCECELGCPSCVHSPKCGSGNRPIDKDSCLFVLRALRNAQPEGLDSNPQSPAHRDAAARNPQQRQPNEATIHAPSPSEKPAPQAFGVLDVETRRSATEVGGWHRADRMGVACAVLYDSRDDGFHVFEQDRIVDLWKRLAELDLVVGFNIQRFDYKVLTGAAPFDHASLPTLDMLAHVHSRLGYRLSLDCLAQATLGTAKTADGLQSLAWWKEGLVDRIIDYCKTDVAVTRDLYLHGRSHGHLLFTNKAGSLVRLPVEW from the coding sequence TTGAACACCGTCAGCCGCTACGTGGCGGAGATCAAGGACTCCGAGGTCCTGGGGCCGCAGGTGGCCCACCACGAGGTGCTGCCCGCCCTGCCGCCCCGCTTCGCGGAGACAGCCCGCCCCTGGCCGCAGTCCCTGGCCCACGGCATGGAGGCCGCGGGCATAGGCCGCCTCTACTCCCACCAGGCCGAGGCCATGGACCTGGCCCGCATGGGCCGCCACGTGGTCACCTCCACACCCACGGCCAGCGGCAAATCCCTGGTCTACACCCTGCCCATCCTTGAGGAATGCCTCAAGAACCCGGACGCCTGCGCCCTGGCCCTGTTCCCCCTCAAGGCCCTGGGACGCGACCAGTTGCAGGCCTTCCGCAAGGCGGCCGCCCTCATGCCTACGGGCCGCCCCATCACCGCCGAGGTGCTGGACGGCGACGTCAAGTCCCACGCCCGGGCCAAAATGCGCAAGGAGCCGCCCAATTTCCTGGTCTCCAACCCGGAGATGGTCCACCTCTCGCTTCTGCCCTACCACGCCTCCTGGGCCCCCCTGCTGGCCTCCCTGACACACGTGGTGGTGGACGAGGCGCACACCTATCGGGGGGTCATGGGCTCGCACATGGCCATGGTCTTCCGCCGCCTGCGCCGCGTCTGCCGCTTCTACGGCGCGGACCCGGCCTTCCTCTTCTCCTCGGCCACCCTGGGCAACCCCGGCGAGTTGTGCGAGGACCTCACCGGCCTCAACGTGGACACGGTGGCCGAATCCGGCGCGCCCCAGGGCAAGCGCCACTTCCTGTTCGTCAATCCGGAAGGGTCGCCCTCCACCGCGGCCATCCGGCTGCTGCGGCAGTCGCTGGAGCTTGGCCAGCGGACCATTGTCTACACCCGCTCCCGCCGCATGACCGAGCTCATCTCCATGTGGGCGGCGGAGCAGTCCGGGGAGTTCAAGGACAAGATAAGCGCCTACCGCGCGGGCTTTCTGCCCGAGGAGCGGCGGGAGATCGAGTCGCGCATGGCCTCGGGCGAGCTGCTGGCCGTGGTTTCCACCTCCGCCCTGGAGCTGGGCATCGACATCGGCGGCCTGGATGTCTGCATCCTGGTGGGCTACCCCGGCACGGTCATGCAGACCCTCCAGCGCGGCGGCCGGGTGGGGCGCAAGAACCAGGAGTCCTGCGTCTGCCTGGTGGCGGGGGAGGACAACCTGGACCAGTACTTCATGCGCCACCCTCAGGACTTCTTCGCCCGCCCGCCGGAAAAGGCCGTGGTCAACCCCTATAATCCGCAGATCATGGCCCGCCACCTGGATTGCGCCGCAGCCGAACTGCCCCTGCGCGACCAGGAGCCATTCCTGGCCGAGGAGCCTCTGGCCCAGCGCGCGGCTGAATTGGAACGCGAGGGGCGGCTGCTGCGCACGGCGGACGGCGCGGAGGTCCACTCCCGCCGCAAACGCCCCCACCGCGAGGTGGACCTGCGCGGCTCCGGCTCCACCTACACCATCGAGACGCGCAAGGACGGCGCGGTGGTGGGGCAGGTGGACGAGGGACGCGCCTTCAAGGAGACCCACCCCGGCGCGGTGTACATCCACCGAGGCCGCATTTTCGTTGTGGACGAGCTGGACATCCCCGGCCGCAAGGTGATCGTCAAGGAAGAGCGGGTGGGCTACTACACCCGCATCCGCTCGGAAAAAGTCACCGAGATCATCCAGACCCACGACACCACAACCGCCTGGGGCGCGGACGTGGGGCTGGGCAAGCTGCGCGTCACCGAGACCATCACCGGCTACGAGAAACGCCGCACCCGCGACGGGCGGTTGTTGACCATCGTGCCCCTGGACCTGCCGCCCATGACCTTCGAGACGGAAGGGCTGTGGTTCGCCCTGCCGCGCGCCGTGCACCAGGAGGCCGAGGATGCCCGCCACCACTACATGGGCGGCATCCACGCCGTGGAGCACGCGGCCATCGGCATCCTGCCGCTGCTGGTGCTGGCCGACCGCGACGACCTGGGCGGCATCTCCACCCCCCTGCACCCGCAGATCGGCCGTTCCGCAGTCTTCATCTACGACGGCCACCCCGGCGGTGTGGGCCTCACCCGGCAGGCCTTCCTCATGGCGGACGAGCTGCTGGACACCACCCTGCGGGCGGTGGCGGACTGCGAATGCGAACTGGGCTGCCCCTCCTGCGTCCACTCCCCCAAGTGCGGCTCCGGCAACCGGCCCATAGACAAGGACTCCTGCCTCTTCGTGCTGCGGGCCTTGCGGAACGCCCAGCCGGAAGGGCTGGACAGCAACCCCCAGTCCCCGGCGCACCGGGATGCGGCCGCCCGCAACCCCCAACAACGACAACCCAACGAAGCGACCATCCACGCCCCTTCTCCGTCCGAAAAGCCCGCTCCGCAGGCATTCGGAGTCCTCGACGTGGAGACCAGACGTTCCGCCACCGAAGTCGGTGGCTGGCACCGGGCGGACCGCATGGGCGTGGCCTGCGCCGTGCTCTACGACTCCCGCGACGACGGCTTTCACGTCTTCGAACAGGACCGCATCGTCGACCTCTGGAAACGGCTGGCCGAGCTGGATCTGGTGGTCGGCTTCAACATCCAGCGCTTCGACTACAAGGTCCTCACCGGGGCCGCGCCCTTTGACCACGCCTCCCTGCCCACCCTGGACATGCTGGCCCACGTCCACTCCCGCCTAGGCTACCGCCTCTCCCTGGACTGCCTGGCCCAGGCCACCCTGGGCACGGCCAAGACCGCGGACGGTTTGCAATCCCTGGCCTGGTGGAAAGAAGGGCTGGTGGACAGGATCATCGACTACTGTAAAACCGACGTGGCCGTGACCCGCGACCTCTACCTCCACGGCCGCTCCCACGGCCACCTCCTCTTCACCAACAAGGCGGGAAGCCTGGTGCGGCTGCCGGTGGAATGGTGA
- a CDS encoding sigma-54-dependent transcriptional regulator codes for MADHILVIDDEQNYLLILEALLQDKGYHVTALNDPETAVQFLDESEVDVVITDMKMPKLSGREVLERVRRDLPHVPVLIMTAFGSIEGAVEAMKIGAYDYITKPFSNEELLLSVSKACQYAAAQRQNRLLRESLEDRYGLHKIIGKSRAISKVMDMVDRAAPSKSTVLITGESGTGKELVARAIHYASPRHESPFVSVNCMAFNPGVLESELFGHEKGSFTGAVAQKRGRFEMADQGTLFLDEIGELSHDLQVKLLRVLQERTFERVGGSRSMEVDIRVVAATNKDLVKAVENGEFREDLYYRLNVIQIELPPLRERREDIPLLASHFLDVYATENQKKFGGFSPEALEYLQAYEWPGNVRQLENVMERCVVLADRETIEVDDLPPEIRDEESQYKSAVDLLPERINLPDTMEKIESALIRRALVRSEFVQTRAAEMLGVSKSNLQYKLKKYNIAGH; via the coding sequence ATGGCAGACCACATCCTCGTCATCGACGACGAACAGAACTACCTGCTCATCCTGGAGGCGCTTCTCCAGGACAAGGGCTACCACGTGACCGCCCTCAACGACCCCGAGACCGCGGTGCAGTTTCTGGACGAGTCCGAGGTGGACGTGGTCATCACCGACATGAAGATGCCCAAGCTGTCCGGCCGCGAGGTGCTGGAACGGGTGCGGCGCGACCTGCCCCACGTGCCGGTGCTCATCATGACCGCCTTCGGCTCCATCGAGGGCGCGGTGGAGGCCATGAAGATCGGGGCCTACGACTACATCACCAAGCCCTTCTCCAACGAGGAGCTGCTGCTCTCGGTCTCCAAGGCCTGCCAGTACGCCGCCGCCCAACGGCAGAACCGCCTCCTGCGTGAATCGCTGGAGGACCGCTACGGCCTGCACAAGATCATCGGCAAATCGCGGGCCATCTCCAAGGTTATGGACATGGTGGACAGGGCGGCGCCCTCCAAGTCCACGGTGCTCATCACCGGCGAGTCCGGCACGGGCAAGGAGCTGGTGGCCCGGGCCATCCACTACGCCTCCCCGCGCCACGAGTCCCCCTTCGTCTCGGTGAACTGCATGGCCTTCAACCCCGGCGTGCTGGAGTCGGAGTTGTTCGGCCACGAGAAGGGCAGCTTCACCGGCGCGGTGGCCCAGAAGCGCGGCCGCTTCGAGATGGCCGATCAAGGCACCCTCTTCCTGGACGAGATAGGCGAACTGTCCCACGACCTGCAGGTCAAGCTGCTGCGGGTGCTGCAGGAGCGCACCTTCGAGCGGGTGGGCGGCTCGCGGTCCATGGAAGTGGACATCCGGGTGGTGGCGGCCACCAACAAGGACCTGGTCAAGGCGGTGGAGAACGGCGAATTCCGCGAAGACCTCTACTACCGCCTCAACGTCATACAGATCGAGCTGCCCCCCCTGCGCGAGCGGCGCGAGGACATCCCCCTGCTGGCCTCCCATTTCCTGGACGTGTACGCCACAGAGAACCAAAAGAAGTTCGGCGGCTTCAGCCCGGAGGCGCTGGAGTATCTGCAGGCCTACGAGTGGCCGGGCAACGTGCGCCAGCTGGAGAACGTCATGGAGCGGTGCGTGGTGCTGGCCGACCGCGAGACCATCGAGGTGGACGACCTGCCCCCGGAGATCCGCGACGAGGAAAGCCAGTACAAGAGCGCCGTGGACCTCTTGCCGGAGCGCATCAACCTGCCCGACACCATGGAGAAGATCGAGTCCGCCCTGATCCGCCGCGCCCTGGTGCGCTCGGAGTTCGTGCAGACCCGGGCGGCCGAGATGCTGGGGGTCTCCAAGTCCAATCTCCAGTACAAGCTCAAGAAGTACAACATCGCCGGACACTAG
- a CDS encoding sensor histidine kinase, with the protein MSRESASSGPFHAAKLLSWSIFVIILGTNLVLAVFLADYARRSLLEKQEQYALLLAENLNHQIFQRFTLPTVMGFGEIDLDDERQYEQLEKVVKTTIHSFNVLDLRIYGFQRDVAFSLDEGEVGDLEMAGQSVERALEEGQNSYELVSRYSSWTALFAFDFKPQSVILRTVYSLRADRRMDPADPRGPITGALEITQDITEDYRKVINLERLIILSSTVTSLALFFVIIVVLRRADRMAAERAREKEQLERELMQSEKLASMGRMVAGVAHEIRNPLGIIRSSAELLLSKLKREENPDSANVRILQAIFDESKRLSRTVGDFLDYARPRQPRQDPVDLSRVLNQVAVFLESTARERGVTLETDLDEGLTVQGDSDLLYRAFYNLVANSLDALAELDGGGQEHTITVAAHGAEDGVSVVVRDTGPGFPDEVLEQAKDPFFTTKEHGTGLGLAITDTILQSHGASLDLENDYEGGARATVVFPGA; encoded by the coding sequence ATGAGCAGGGAGAGCGCTTCCTCCGGGCCCTTTCACGCGGCCAAGCTCCTGTCCTGGAGCATCTTCGTCATCATCCTGGGCACCAACCTGGTGCTGGCCGTCTTTCTGGCGGACTACGCCCGGCGGTCGCTGCTGGAAAAGCAGGAACAGTACGCCCTGCTGCTGGCGGAAAACCTCAACCACCAGATATTCCAGCGCTTCACCCTGCCCACGGTCATGGGCTTCGGGGAGATCGACCTGGACGACGAGCGCCAGTACGAGCAGTTGGAGAAGGTGGTCAAGACCACCATCCATTCCTTCAACGTGCTGGACCTGCGCATCTACGGCTTCCAGCGCGACGTGGCCTTCTCCCTGGATGAGGGAGAGGTGGGCGACCTGGAAATGGCCGGGCAGTCCGTGGAGCGCGCCCTGGAGGAAGGGCAGAACTCCTACGAGCTCGTCTCCCGCTACTCCTCCTGGACGGCCCTGTTCGCCTTCGATTTCAAGCCGCAGAGCGTCATCCTGCGCACGGTCTACTCCCTGCGGGCGGACCGCCGCATGGACCCCGCAGACCCGCGCGGCCCCATCACCGGCGCGCTTGAGATCACCCAGGACATCACCGAGGACTACCGCAAGGTCATCAATCTCGAGCGCCTCATCATCCTCTCCTCCACCGTCACTTCCCTGGCGCTGTTCTTCGTCATCATCGTGGTGCTGCGCCGGGCGGACCGCATGGCCGCGGAGCGCGCCCGCGAGAAGGAGCAGCTGGAGCGGGAACTGATGCAGTCGGAGAAGCTGGCCTCCATGGGCCGCATGGTGGCCGGGGTGGCCCACGAGATCCGCAACCCCCTGGGCATCATCCGCTCCTCGGCCGAGCTGCTGCTCTCCAAGCTCAAGCGGGAGGAGAACCCGGACTCGGCCAACGTGCGCATCCTGCAAGCCATCTTCGACGAGTCCAAGCGCCTCTCCCGAACGGTTGGGGACTTCCTGGACTACGCCAGGCCCCGCCAGCCGCGCCAGGACCCGGTGGACCTCTCCCGCGTCCTCAACCAGGTCGCGGTCTTTTTGGAGTCCACCGCCCGCGAGCGCGGCGTGACCCTGGAGACGGATCTGGACGAAGGCCTCACGGTCCAGGGCGACTCCGACCTGCTCTACCGCGCCTTCTACAATCTGGTTGCCAACTCCCTGGACGCCCTGGCCGAACTTGACGGCGGCGGCCAAGAGCATACCATCACCGTGGCGGCCCACGGGGCCGAGGACGGGGTGAGCGTGGTGGTGCGCGACACCGGGCCGGGCTTCCCGGACGAGGTGCTGGAGCAGGCCAAGGACCCCTTCTTCACCACCAAGGAGCACGGCACCGGGCTGGGGCTGGCCATCACCGACACCATCCTCCAGAGCCACGGGGCCAGCCTGGACCTGGAGAACGACTACGAAGGCGGGGCGCGGGCCACCGTCGTCTTTCCCGGAGCGTAA
- a CDS encoding pyridoxal phosphate-dependent aminotransferase, giving the protein MRLASRLSRIQPSATLAINAKTQALRAEGRDVVSLAVGEPDFDTPDHVKEAAKQAMDAGKTRYTPVPGLPELRDQVARYFERFYGASAERENAIVTNGGKQALFNLMFALLEEGDEVLLPTPYWVSYPDMAAMCGASCVQVRATAEAGFKVTVDDLERGLSPRTKMLVFNSPSNPTGAVYSQAEVDAIAEWAVKRNVFVVADEVYDRLVFPPAEHGTFAPWWQKAPEHIAIVGALSKTFAMTGWRVGFALAHADLVKAVSKIQGQSTSNVCSIAQHAALAAFTGPWDLVDEMREAFARRRDLAVGIISGWKGAVCPRPEGAFYVFPDISAMYREGMADSQAACAKVLDEAQVALVPGSAFGDDGCIRVSFAVADDVLEKSLAAVGRVLLGS; this is encoded by the coding sequence ATGCGACTCGCCAGCCGCCTTTCCCGCATCCAGCCCTCCGCCACCCTGGCCATCAACGCCAAGACCCAGGCCCTGCGCGCCGAGGGGCGCGACGTTGTCTCCCTGGCCGTGGGCGAACCGGACTTCGACACCCCGGACCACGTCAAGGAAGCCGCCAAGCAGGCCATGGACGCGGGCAAGACCCGCTACACCCCGGTGCCCGGCCTGCCCGAACTGCGCGACCAGGTGGCCCGCTACTTCGAGCGCTTCTACGGCGCGTCAGCCGAGCGGGAGAACGCCATCGTCACCAACGGCGGCAAGCAGGCCCTGTTCAACCTCATGTTCGCCCTGCTGGAAGAGGGCGACGAGGTGCTGCTGCCCACGCCCTATTGGGTGTCCTACCCGGACATGGCCGCCATGTGCGGGGCCTCCTGCGTGCAGGTGCGCGCCACGGCCGAGGCCGGATTCAAGGTCACGGTGGACGACCTGGAGCGCGGCCTGTCCCCCCGCACCAAGATGCTCGTCTTCAACTCGCCCTCCAACCCAACGGGCGCGGTCTACTCCCAGGCCGAGGTGGACGCCATCGCTGAGTGGGCCGTGAAGCGGAACGTCTTTGTCGTCGCCGACGAGGTCTACGACCGCTTGGTCTTCCCCCCGGCGGAGCACGGCACCTTCGCCCCCTGGTGGCAAAAGGCGCCGGAGCACATCGCCATCGTGGGCGCGCTGTCCAAGACCTTCGCCATGACCGGCTGGCGGGTGGGCTTTGCCCTGGCCCACGCCGACCTGGTCAAGGCCGTCTCCAAGATCCAGGGGCAGTCCACCTCCAACGTCTGCTCCATCGCCCAGCACGCCGCCCTGGCCGCCTTCACCGGCCCCTGGGACCTGGTGGACGAAATGCGCGAGGCCTTCGCCCGCCGCCGCGACCTGGCAGTGGGCATCATCTCCGGCTGGAAGGGCGCGGTCTGCCCCCGTCCCGAGGGCGCCTTTTACGTATTCCCGGACATCTCCGCCATGTACCGCGAGGGCATGGCCGACTCCCAGGCCGCCTGCGCCAAGGTGCTGGACGAGGCCCAGGTGGCCCTGGTGCCCGGCTCCGCCTTCGGCGACGACGGCTGCATCCGCGTCTCCTTCGCCGTGGCCGACGACGTGCTGGAAAAGAGCCTCGCGGCGGTTGGCCGCGTGCTGCTGGGGAGCTGA
- a CDS encoding glycosyltransferase, translating into MPASPHLLDALAARLPVWVFGAEEPRAQLALVRAMRALAQSPEMRGLGLTGAADGLAWWAWQRRPWRPEAAELLTDGPAAGLARDCQPEPPGARSDLEEALEAADVRLLTRALIPAVRESGPGPLLRAWPLLLALEETPAARALLDETPFPAEAEPMAARLRAEWAALCLPPEEALPVVRECTHPAFDPWRRWLEAHLLRGLGERDKAADLTESLCRDLPGHPHFPHLLHELRFPRRAPASLADGDAAAVLLYCWNKAELLSQTLDALAACELGEAHVALLDNGSTDDTWEVMNRFARRLGPDRVTLVQLPVNVGAPAARNWLLSLPEVRARRFAAFLDDDVLPPEDWLPKLLAAARDNPDASAIGCRIVAATPPASLQSADYHLFSPRPDAGEERIAVFDNASGQPDLGLFTYARPCLSVSGCCHLLRTSALEETGRFDVRFTPTQFDDLERDMRACLAGQPAFFEGSLAVPHVGHSSLAKSQSPTAVGNVLGNRVKLEGLFTDQQLRDLAEDDMRRAWADLRKKLDEL; encoded by the coding sequence ATGCCCGCTTCCCCCCATTTGCTCGATGCCCTGGCCGCCCGGCTGCCCGTGTGGGTCTTTGGCGCCGAGGAACCCCGCGCCCAACTGGCCCTGGTGCGAGCCATGCGCGCCCTGGCCCAATCCCCGGAAATGCGCGGCCTGGGGCTGACCGGCGCGGCCGACGGCTTGGCCTGGTGGGCCTGGCAGCGGCGGCCATGGCGGCCCGAGGCGGCTGAACTTCTCACCGACGGCCCGGCGGCTGGGCTTGCCCGGGACTGCCAGCCCGAACCCCCCGGCGCGCGGTCCGACCTGGAAGAGGCCCTGGAAGCGGCCGACGTGCGGCTGCTGACCCGCGCCCTCATCCCGGCTGTTCGGGAAAGCGGCCCCGGCCCCTTGCTGCGCGCCTGGCCCCTGCTGCTGGCCCTGGAGGAAACCCCGGCCGCCCGCGCCCTGCTGGACGAGACCCCCTTCCCTGCGGAAGCCGAGCCCATGGCCGCCCGGCTGCGGGCGGAGTGGGCCGCCCTGTGCCTGCCTCCGGAAGAGGCTTTGCCCGTGGTGCGGGAGTGCACCCACCCCGCCTTCGACCCCTGGCGGCGCTGGCTGGAGGCCCATTTGCTGCGCGGCCTGGGCGAGCGGGACAAGGCCGCCGATCTGACCGAATCCCTGTGCCGCGACCTGCCGGGACACCCCCATTTTCCCCACCTGCTGCACGAGCTGCGCTTCCCGCGCCGGGCTCCGGCCTCCCTGGCGGACGGCGACGCCGCGGCCGTGCTGCTCTACTGCTGGAACAAGGCGGAACTGCTCTCCCAGACCCTGGACGCCCTGGCCGCGTGCGAGCTCGGCGAAGCCCACGTGGCCCTGCTGGACAACGGCTCCACCGACGACACCTGGGAGGTCATGAACCGCTTCGCCCGGCGGCTCGGCCCGGACCGGGTCACGCTGGTGCAACTGCCGGTCAACGTGGGCGCGCCCGCGGCCCGCAACTGGCTGCTCTCCCTGCCCGAGGTCCGCGCCCGCCGCTTCGCCGCCTTTCTGGACGACGACGTGCTTCCCCCCGAGGACTGGCTGCCCAAACTGCTGGCCGCGGCCCGCGACAACCCGGACGCCTCGGCCATCGGCTGCCGCATTGTGGCCGCCACGCCGCCGGCCAGCCTGCAATCCGCGGACTACCACCTCTTTTCGCCACGGCCAGACGCGGGCGAGGAGCGCATCGCCGTGTTCGACAATGCCTCGGGCCAACCTGACCTGGGGCTGTTCACATACGCCCGACCCTGCCTCTCCGTGTCCGGCTGCTGCCACCTGCTGCGCACCAGCGCCCTGGAGGAAACCGGCCGCTTCGACGTGCGCTTCACCCCCACCCAGTTCGACGACCTGGAACGCGACATGCGCGCCTGCCTGGCCGGGCAGCCCGCCTTCTTCGAGGGCTCCCTGGCCGTGCCCCACGTGGGCCACTCCTCCCTGGCCAAATCGCAAAGCCCCACCGCCGTGGGCAACGTGCTGGGCAACCGCGTCAAGCTGGAAGGCCTCTTCACCGACCAGCAGCTCCGCGACCTGGCCGAGGACGACATGCGGCGCGCCTGGGCCGACCTGCGAAAGAAACTCGACGAGCTATGA
- a CDS encoding gamma-glutamylcyclotransferase family protein, whose product MTASDRQAHHLVFVYGTLRRGFHNHPLLVQAEFLGTATTKHRYALHLEDVPYLYPHNPVSRVRGELYRVTETTLRELDLLEEHPNVYKREPAPVLVDSGHKTTAWVYFFPKPQGKLIEHGDFAKA is encoded by the coding sequence ATGACCGCCAGCGACCGCCAGGCCCACCACCTCGTATTCGTCTACGGCACCCTGCGGCGGGGCTTCCACAACCACCCCCTGCTGGTCCAGGCCGAGTTCCTGGGAACCGCCACCACCAAACACCGCTACGCCCTCCATCTGGAGGACGTGCCCTACCTCTATCCGCACAATCCCGTCAGCCGCGTGCGCGGGGAACTCTACCGCGTCACCGAAACCACCCTCCGCGAACTCGACCTGCTGGAAGAACACCCCAACGTTTACAAACGCGAACCAGCCCCAGTCCTCGTGGACTCGGGCCACAAAACCACAGCCTGGGTCTACTTCTTCCCCAAACCACAAGGAAAACTCATTGAGCACGGCGACTTCGCCAAGGCGTAG